The DNA region CCAATTGATATAGCTGCTGATATGTCGTTCCAGTTTCATAAAATAAATCCATTGATGTCGGTATTTCTACGGCATATTTTTTATCGACGACCATAGATATCTTTACTTCTCCACTTTGTCGCAATAAAACCTCGATCAGTTTTAATTCTCTCGCAGAAAAATGATGATATCCTGTAATCACAAACAAAACATGTTTAAGCTCTTTCGTTTCTAGATATTCCGCTAAATAATTGATGATCTCAGCTGACTTGATGCCATAATGACTCATAGTCTCCTCAAATCGTGAAAAAATCAATTGAATATCTTGAATCTTTAATTGTAGATCCTGTTCTTTCCCGCCTAGTTTAGTTTCTTTTAGAAAATCAGAGAGTTGCTGGATTTCAATATTCCCCTCTTTCATCTCTTGATAGAGTTCAAATAACTGTTGAATAAAGCCAGCTTTGTTGATTTCTCCACGAAAAACACTCAGCTCTTCTTCACTTTCAGACAATATCTTCCTAAACACCATAGCGGCTCCAGCTTCTGACAACACTTCTGAGCTATAATATTGTGTATTTTGAAGATAATACCAAGCTAAGCGGTAAAAACTGAACACTTGTAGACGCATTGTCGCAATCGAATCATTCGATTGGTTTTTGAGTGATTGCATTCGTTTCAATGTATTGATTTCTTGTTCGAATTTCATATGATTGGGTACTAGATAAAAAACTTCATTTCTTTTGTCCTTTGAAAGCCAGTCCAATGAAGCCTTTATCAATTCTTCTTCCAAATCCATATCAGCTGTTCCACGTACAAATTGCAGACTCATTTTGTCACATCCTTTTTAGCTGTTGATTCTTTTTATAGTGTAGCACATAATCTTTATGACTATCATAGACAATATCTAACAAAAAAAGCCTCTTAATTAAAAGAGAGCTTTCTGTTTTTTAGTAAGTGCAACGTATCTACTGCTCAACTTTTGAAAGAGTTCCAAAACGACTGAACGGCCATAACACAAATTTAACATCACCAGAAATATCCTTTTCGTTGATGAAACCGATCATTCTTCCATCTTTAGAATTCCTTCGATTGTCTCCCATCACGAAATATTCGCCCGCTGGAACTTTGTCCTTACCTGTGACTTCTTTCAAGGTAAAATCAAAGGTAAATGGCATTCCATCTGTCAGTTCACCTTTAAATTCATCCAAATAAGGCTCTTTTGTTTCTTTACCATTGATATATAACGCATCGTCTTTATACTCGATAGAATCTCCTGGAAGTCCGATCACTCGCTTGATATAGCTTTTTTTAGGTTCATCCGGCGCTGGGAATGTCACAATGTCATATCGTTTGATCTCAGTATTTTTCAGCGCGATCACTCGTTCACCATCAGCTAATGTCGGGTCCATCGAATGCCCTTTGACAACCACCGGGGTGAAGACAAATTGTCTTAATAAAAATAGGATCAGCGCAAAAGCTGCAAAATATAATACTGTATGTAATAGCTCTTTTGATTTCAATTTCATTCCTCCAAAAACTTGCTTTCTATAGTTTACCACAAAGGAGCAAATTCCTACACAATTCTTTCCTTTTTATGCAAATTATATTAATCCTTCTTAAGAAAAACGCAATTGTTCGCTAGAAACAGATGACGATAGCGTTAACATTTGATACACTAGTACATGTCAATAATGGATAAAGGAGGTTGAATCAATATGTTTATCTCATTCGGTATGTTTATTGCTTTGATCATAGCAACGATCATCATGATTTTATTGATCATTTATTTAACTTTTACAAGTGGAAAAGGTCACACGACTAAACACGACAATCAAATCAAAGCTGAAGAAGAAGCCAAGGCTCGTCTAGCTCAACATAATCCAGAGCAGACAGACACTCTTCATTCAACAATGAATACTAGTGACCTTCCAAAAGAAACACAACACGACTTTCAGCAAAACACCTATTCACAACACGAGGTAGATAATGTAGATGCCCCCGTAGAAGACGATGACTATCTTCACGTCCTGCCTTATCCCAAAGATGATGAATATAAATAACAACTAGCTAAAAATCGATCAATAAAAAAAGCTCTGTTATGCTGACACATAACGGAGCAACCAAACAGAATTTCTCTTAGCAAAAATATTATATCACAAAGTGAGGAATTCGAAAATGAAAAAAACAAGTATTATGTTTATGGGTGGTATACTTTTATTTGCACTTATGGGCTGCGGATCAACTGATTCTGGAAGCAAAGAGTCAAAAGCCAGTGAAACCAGCTCAACTACAAAAAAAGAGGAAAAGACTGAAACAACGGGCGATTTCGTTTCTTCAGCTGCAGACTCAACTTTTGATGGTACAACACTTAAAGGCAATTCATACACCATCAAAATCACAAGCAATAAAGTGATTCAACCGGGTGAACCTGGCAATGAATATGGGGAAAAACCAGTACTAGCTTTTTGGTTTGATACTTTAGTTTCACCTGATTACAAAGATGAAGCTGAGATCAATCCAAATATGGCATGGATCATGAGTTTCAAAGCTGTTCAAGATAATGATCCAAATAAAGTGAACAAGTTAAATGTTTCACCTTTACCAGATGCTCAATTTTTAGAGTCTCAAATGGCAGAAATCAAACCTGGCGGAACTGTAGCAAGTGCAATGGGTTATGAATTGACTGATACTGAGACACCTGTTACTTTAATCGCACAAGACATATTAGGAACAGAATATGGAAAAGCTGATTTTCCAGTTAACTAATTTATTTATACTTAGAAAAAGGAACGCTCATGAGTTGAGCGTTCCTTTTTCAACTGAATAATAATCAAAATTATAAGCGATCGTTCAATTCTTTCGCTAATTCTTCAAAGCCTGGTTTGCCAAGTAAAGCAAACATTTTTTTCTTGTAAGTTATTCTTTATTATAACTATCACAGTAGCCATAATTGGCTACTTATAGGCATTTCTATTATCTACTTTCACCATAAAAATCTTTTTATGCCACTTTTATCAAAATATGCCACCCTTTTAGATATACAAAAAAACTCCTACTTCGTATGTCTATTCAATCGGTCGGGATTTTTATTATCTTTCAAGAGACATACGTTAAAGGAACAATTTCAACCGCCTTTTTACACATCACATAAAATCCACCAATAAAAAATAAATTTGATTCTAATAGAATTATATAGTATACTTTTGTCACGTCAAAAAGGAGGAATATTTTGAAAAAATTACTAGGGGTTACTTTATTACTGTTAGGTCTTGGTTTTAGTACAACTGTTGAAGCCCAAGAAAAATTTGAAATCAATGAGGAAAATAGTAACTTAATTGCAGAACTTTCAGCTTCTGAACCTGCAAATAAGGACTATATTGAAAGTACAATCGACATGTATTATGAGGCAGCTTCTGAAAATGATTCTGCGGAAGATTTTAATTCCTTTTTGAATTCTGCGCTATCCGAGTTAGATAATTTTGATTCTACACAAGATGAAAAACTAGAAGACGTGATTGAGTCTTCCAACCTTCCACAAAAAAGAGTTATTACACCATATCCAACAGCAATTGCAGCTTATAAAGCAGGCATCGCTGTTGTTGATCGTATGGGACATTGGCAAACTGCAAACTATATGAGACGCGCGATTGTACCGTTAGACAAAATTGGTACTAATTACACTCCAGCAACTTATTATAATAAAGACGATACTTGGGCAAGAATGGTAGACAGTGAAAGTCTTATGACTGCATATTACAGTCGTTTAAAAGCTGAAGCGTTCAGAGGTGGACGAGCTTCAGGATCGTTTTCAGGTACACATACTTTCCCTAGTGGACATCTTATGACTGCGTTGAGAGGAGTATCTTATACCGTATCATATAAAAGACAAGCAAATGGTAACTACTTTACTACGGTGAAAGTTACTGATATATTTGACTTTAAGTGGGAAGTTAATGGATATAGTAATAATTTTGGTGTAGGTTTCGGAAATAATTATTGTGTATTTGTCCAAACATTAGGTGCCATCAAACCTTATAAAATTGAAATTGTGAGGACTATGTCAAGATAGGAGTTTATTACTGTGATCAATAGAAAAAAAATAATACAAAGCTTGTATTTTGTTCTTCTTCTAATTTGGCTAATAGGAGTTATCCTAACTTTAAATTTTCTCCCTATGCAAGATCCAGATACTTTAACATTGGATGAGAAGATTAATCTTCAAAAACAATTTTCTATTAATTACGATTTAGGGCATCTGTTTATCAAAATAAGTGAGGTACCTTTGATAGCCTTAACTATTTACACAATCGTTTCTTTTCTCCTAACAAAATACAAAAAGGAAAAGCAGTCTTAATAGGTTGCTTTTTTTATACAAAAGCGAAAGAATCAGCCATTGAAGCTAAGTATCTTTTGAAAAACGGAAAACTGGAGACGGGCAATACTCAAATTTTAGGGAATATTAGGACATAAAAATCTAACTGCCACCCTTACCCTTATCTACGCTCATATAACAGCAGAAGTAAAACAGAGTGCTATGGATAAATTAAATAGTTATATGAAAACCAAAACTTAAAAAAATGCCACCAAAGCGATTTTAGTATCTGCTTTGGCGACATTTTTTTTACTATTGTTAGAGCGCTGTAAATAGCGACCTATAAGCGATCGTTCAATTCTTTCGCTAATTCTTCAAAGCCTGGTTTACCAAGTAAAGCAAACATATTTTTCTTGTAAGCTTCCACACCTTCTTGGTCAAATGGATTTACGCCATTCAAGTATCCTGAAATCCCAACAGCGATTTCAAAGAAGTACATTACGTAACCTAATGAATAAGCATCCATTGCAGGAATTTTTACTACCATATTTGGCACGCCGCCATCTGTATGAGCAAGCAACGTTCCTTGGAACGCTTTTGTATTTACAAAGTCGATTTCTTTACCTTGCAAGTAGCCAAGTCCATCTAAATCCTCTTCTAATTCAGGAATTGAAACAACATGACGCGGTGTTTCAACTTTAACGACTGTCTCAAATAAGTTACGCATACCATCTTGTACATATTGACCCATTGAATGCAAGTCAGTAGAAAAGTCAGCTGCAGCTGGGAAAATACCTTTTTGATCTTTTCCTTCTGATTCACCGAATAATTGTTTCCACCATTCTGAGAAATAGTGCATTCCTGGTTCGTAGTTGATCAGCATTTCTGTTGTTTTACCTTTACGGTATAAGATATTTCTTAATGCCGCATATTGATATGCTTCATTTTTGCTTAAATCTGTCGTTGAAGCGTATTCTTTACGAGCATCATTTGCCCCATTCATCAAACTATCGATATCCGCTCCGCTAACAGCGATCGGTAACAAGCCTACTGGTGTCAATACAGTAAAACGTCCGCCAACATCATCAGGAATTACAAATGTTTCCCAACCTTCAGCATCCGCTTCAACTTTTACAGCACCTTTCGCGCGGTCAGTTGTTGCGTAGATACGCTTGTTTGCTTCTTCTTTACCATATTTTTTAACTAGTAATTCTTTGAATACTCTAAACGCAATAGCAGGTTCTGTCGTTGTACCAGATTTTGAGATCACGTTTACTGAGAAGTCACGATCACCAATAACATTGATCAAATCTGCTAGATAAGTTGAGCTGATACTATTTCCGGCGAAGAAAATTTGTGGTGCTTTTCTTTCATCTGCTGGTAATAAGTTGTTAAATGAATGATGTAAAAATTCAATTGCTGCTCTAGCACCTAAATAAGAACCACCGATCCCAATAACAACTAAAACCTCAGAATCAGACTGGATTTTTTCAGCCGCTTTTTTGATACGGGCAAATTCTTCTTTATCATAATTTTCCGGTAAATCGATCCAGCCAGTAAAATCACTGCCTGCTCCAGTTCCTTCTCGTAATGCTTTGTCTACTGCAGTCACTTGTGTCTGCATGTATTCCAATTCATGATCAGCGATAAATGGTGTCAAATTGGAATAATCAAATTGAATGTGTGACATTCCTTCTCCTCCTTGAATTTAAACTTACTACATTAACTACTTTACGTTCTTTTCCTGTATTTTTCAAGCAAATTATGACCGTCTGTACCAATTTTATGTTAATTCATTTAAAATAACGAAATTATCTCGTAACATAATGCCTTCATTCCAAGAAAAAAGAACGACCATGACCAAGCATTCGATCGTTCTTTCATCACTCTCGTTAACGTTTAGATTTTTTCTTAGACTAAACCTTGGCTCAGCATAGCCGTTGCAACTTTTTCAAAACCTGCAATGTTTGCACCTAAAACAAAGTTATCTTTAGCATCATATTTTGCTGCAGTGTCACGACAAGTCTCATAAATATTTTTCATGATAGCATCCAACATGCCGTCCACTTTTTCGAATGACCAAGATAAGCGCTCAGAGTTTTGGCTCATTTCAAGTGCAGAAACTGCTACACCACCAGCATTTGCTGCTTTACCAGGGCAGTATAAGACACCAGCTTCAGCTAAAACATCCACAGCTTCTAGCGTACAAGGCATGTTTGCCCCTTCTGCTACAACTTTACCGCCATTTTTAACTAAGCGTTTTGCTTGCTCTACATTGATTTCGTTTTGTGTTGCACATGGTAAAGCAATATCATACGCCACATCAAAATCCCACACAGATTGACCATCATAATAGACTGCCTCTTTATGTGTGTCAACATATTTAGAAATTCGTTCACGATTTTTTTCTTTCAATTCTTTGACAAGTTCCACATCGATGCCATTTGGATCGTAGACAAAACCAGTTGAATCAGAACAAGTGAGAACTGTCGCACCAAGTTCTTTAGCTTTTTCCATCGCATAGATCGATACATTTCCACTACCAGAAACAACAACTTTTTTCCCTTGGAAAGAATCATTTGCATCGTTCAATAGATGTTTCACAAAATAGACACAGCCGTAACCTGTAGCTTCCGTTCTAGCCTGACTACCCCAATAACCTAATGGCTTCCCAGTCAAAACACCCGCGTCATAATTTCTCAAACGTTTGTATTGTCCATATAAGTAGCCGATCTCTCTTGCTCCCACACCGATATCTCCTGCAGGCACATCTGTACTTGGACCGATATGTTTTTGTAACTCCGTCATAAAGCTTTGACAAAAACGCATGACCTCAGCATCTGATTTTCCTTTAGGATCAAAATCACTGCCACCTTTACCGCCGCCGATCGGTAATCCAGTTAAGCTATTTTTAAAAATTTGTTCAAATGCTAAAAATTTCATCACACTCAAATTTACACTAGGGTGAAAACGCAAGCCACCTTTATATGGACCGATCGCAGAATTATACTGCACACGATAACCACGGTTGACTTTCCAGTTGCCTTGATCATCTTGCCACGGTACTCTGAATTGTAAAATTCTTTCTGGCTCGATCAAGACCCCTAAAATATTGGCTTCAATGAATGCTGGGTTTTCTTTTAGAAATACCTCTACCGTTGGTAAAAATTCATCGACTGCTTGCAAGTATTCTACTTGTCCTCGATCATTTTCATGAATCTTTTTTTGAATCTCTTCCACATACTGTTTTGCTTCCATTTAATCACCCTCTCATAGTTATAATCCTATTTTAACCTAAATTCAGAAAATTTCCACAATTTTTTACTGTAAATTGCAAGAAAGTGAGAAAAAAGTTGAAAATTGTGTTAAACTACCATTGAATTGGAGGCAAATATATGAAACTTTTTGATGTTATTGTCGTTGGTGCCGGCACTAGTGGTATGATGGCTGCAATCGCCGCAGCTCAAGCAGGTAGTAAAGTCTTATTACTAGAAAAAAATAAACGTGTCGGAAAAAAATTATTGATGACTGGCGGCGGACGGTGTAATGTGACCAATAATCGACCAGCAGAAGAAATCATTTCCCACATTCCTGGAAATGGGAAATTTTTGTACAGTGCTTTCTCTCAATTCAATAACTATGATATTATGGCGTTCTTCGAATCAAACGGTACTCATTTAAAAGAGGAAGATCACGGAAGAATGTTCCCTGTCACTGACCGTTCAAAAACGATTGTAGAAACTCTTTTTAATCAGCTACAACAACTTGATGTCACTATTTATACAGAAGCAAAGGTTGAAAAACTTTTACATAAAGAGGGTCAAATGATCGGAGTTGCGTTAGCCGATCAAAAGCTATATGCGCCTTGTGTTATTCTAACAACTGGCGGAAGAACGTATCCTTCTACTGGTTCTACTGGAGATGGATACAAGCTAGCTAAAAAAGTAGGTCACACGATCACCACACTTTATGCAACTGAGTCCCCTATTGTCTCAAATGATTCATTTATTCAGAAAAAAACACTTCAAGGTCTATCTTTACAAGATGTTTCGCTTTCTGTCTTAAATCAAAAAAATAAAGTCATTGTTTCGCACCAAATGGATCTTCTTTTTACTCATTTTGGCATTTCTGGTCCTACAGCTTTGAGATGTTCTAGTTTTGTCAATCAAGAATTAGCTAAAAATCCCGAAGCTGCTGTCTCATTACGCTTAGATATTTTCCCGGAAAATACACAAGCTGAATTAAATAAGAGCGTCCAGTCGATGATGTCGGAGCAACCTGAAAAATCTTTTAAAAATGCGTTGAAAAATCTGATTCCTGAGCGTCTTTTGGATTATCTATTGACAGAGCTTGAGCTGACTGACACCACAGCAAAAAAAGTCTCTGAAACACAATTAGAACAGTTCACAAAAACCTTAAAGTCTTTTTCAATAACAGCAGAAAAAACTTTGCCTATCGAAAAGTCTTTTGTTACTGGAGGCGGAATTTCTTTAAAAGAGGTCCAACCTAAAACAATGGAAAGTAAACTGATCAATGGCTTATTCTTTGCAGGGGAATTATTGGATATCAATGGATACACTGGCGGTTATAATGTGACTGCAGCTTTTGTTACAGGACATGTTGCAGGAACTCATGCGGCTGAAATAGCCGAGTATACCTATCTTCCTTTAGAAGATATTTAACTTCTAAGACTTAAGAACGATAAAAGTGATAAAAAGAATCAGTCTTTTGATTGATTCTTTTTTATTTAAATCATGGGAAAATAGTTACAAGAGGTGATATGAATGAAAATTGTACTAAAAAGACAAACAACGTGGGGATGTGTTCGTCATTTCTCTGTGTATAAAAATGGCGATTACCAAGGGAAACTATTCAATAATTTTTCAACTGAATTAGAAGTTAATGAAGGAGATACGTTAGAGTTTAGAGAAGGTCTTTTTCGTTTTTCTCAAAAAATCAAAGTCACATCTGATACTAAAGAAGTAACTATCACAAATACAAACCAAATCCAGCAATTATTCGCTCTATTCATAACATTATTTTTGGCTATTTCATTGATTAGCCTTTCCATTGATTCTTTGAAAATTTTCTTTTTCGTTGAAATGATTTCTTTTGGAGTCTTGAGCCAATTGTTTCGTTACCGTTCTTATCGATTTAGCGTTGAACCAGAGCAACCCATTCGCTCTTTCTTGAAGAACACGATGACAACTAAAATTATTTAATTTAAATATAAATATAAGCAAAAAACTCCGATTATTTCATCGGAGTTTTTTAAGTCATTAATTACTTTTCATCAATTCAGTCACATAAGCAACTGTATCTGGTTGTTCTTTCTCGATTTTAGCGATCGATTCTGAGAAGTTTGGTAAATGATCTTTATGTGCGATCAATAGCTCATCTAAGAGTGTTTTAGCCATTGTGCCTCCAGGAACTAATGGATTCACTGTAAAGGCATGTAAAGCAGCTCCGTAATCTCCATCGATTGCAGCACGGATCACTGTTTCTTCCATTCCTTTCATATTTTGGATGATCCCTCTAGCTGCTGGCGGGAAAGCACCCCAATTATATGGTTCATGTCCATGAGAAGTTACTGGACCTGAAACTTCTACAACACAATCATATGGCAAATCAGTAATTGTACCATTGTTTTCTGTTGAAACGACCATGTCTGTACGTTTATCGTTATAGATCGAAGCAATCATTTCGCAAGCAGCATCACTGTAGTGTGTTCCGCCACGTTGCTCTAATTCTTTTGGCTTGTAATCTAGTTTTGGATCTTTGTATAATTCAAACAAGCGTGCTTCCGTTTCTTTTACGACTTGTGCTCTTGTTTCACCTTTTTCAAATTCTTCAACTGAATGTTTCAGCATCTCATCTTCGATGTAGTAATAACGGTGATAGCCACAAGGCAGCATACCTAAGTCTTTTAATTGTTCATAATGGAATGGTGCATCCCAAATATTTTTCAGATGACTTTCTTGTTCATTTTGCGGACCATAAATCAAATCGATCAATTCTTGAGTTCGCTCATTTCCTTCTTTATCCCATACACGGTGCCAGTGGAAATGATTGATTCCTGCAAACTTGAAGAATAAGTCTTCTTCTGGAACACCTAATTTTTCAGCAGCCTGTTTGCGGTGACCGATCGGTACATTACATAATCCAACCGTCTTTTTCCAGCCGCCATGTTTGATTGCAGCTTCAGTGACCATTCCAGCAGGATTTGTAAAGTTTACCAACCAAGCATTTGGACATAGTTCTTTCATATCTTCAATGATGCCTAAGATCACTGGAATTGTACGGAATGCTTTAAACATACCGCCTGCTCCATTTGTTTCTTGACCTAAAACACCATGGGATAAAGGAATTCTCTCATCTTTGATACGAGCATCCAATAAACCTACACGGAATTGTGTAGAAACAAAGTCGGCATCTTTCAAGGCTTCACGACGATCCAAAGTCAAATGAACTTCCCAGTCTAAGCCAGCCGCTTTGACCATACGTTTTGCCATCTCGCCAACGATTTCCAATTTTTCTTTTCCTGCTTCAATATCAACTAACCAAATTTCTTTGATCGGTAATTCATCTTTTCTTTTGATATATCCTTCGATCAACTCTGGTGTGTAGCTAGATCCTCCACCAATTGTAGCGATTTTCAATGCATCTCTTGTCATGTGTTTCCCTCCTGATTTTTTGTTCAGAATACGTTCTGACATCGTTTACATTTATAGGATAATCTGTGGGAATGTTCCCATGTCAAGGACTTTTTATAATTTTTTTATGGTATACTTATTTAGTAAGTGTCGAGGCAATTTTTCTCCTTACTCAATTTAAACTATGAGGTGTACACACATGACGACTATCATTGATGTAGCAAAACAAGCGAATGTATCAAAATCAACTGTTTCAAGGGTCATCTCCGGAAATGGCTATGTCAGTCAAGAAAGCAGAAAAAAAGTATTGGAAGCAATGGAAACGCTCGCATATTCTCCTAATCTAATTGCACGCAACCTTCAAAGTGGTGAAACCAAAACAATTGGTTTTTTAGCTCATGGTTCTTTTGGTCCTTTGGGTGTTTTTTTAGAAAGCTTTATTTCAATTGCAAAAACCTATAATTATTATGTCACTGTCTATTTCACTGATGGCGATAAGAAAAAAGAAATCGAAGCACTCAATCAAATGAAGTACAAGCAGCTTGACGGCGTATTTATCTTAACTAGAGCAAATGAATGGGATGTCATAGAATCTTATAGCATTTATGGCCCTATCGCAACCTGGCACCGAATAGATTCTGAATGGATCTATTCTTCTTATATCGATCATTATAAAGGCTATTATAAGTCATTAGAGTATCTTTTCGATCAAGGGTATCGTTCTATCGGCCATGTTTTAGGAAACGTAAAAAATCTAAATACCAAAGCTCGCTTAAAAGCGATCGATGATTTTCATGAGGAAAAGCAACTACCTATTAGAAAAAACTGGACCTTTCATGAAGAAAGCAACAGCAACAATGGACAGTCTATTGCTGATTTGTGGCATGAAATGATGGAAAAACCAACTGCAATGGCTTTTTATACTGACTTCGTAGCCGCTGGATTTATTTCAAGATTGCAAACATTAGGCTATTCTATCCCAGAAGACGTAGCAGTTATTGGATTTGATAACAGTGAAATCAGTGATTTAATGCATATTACGACGGTCGATTATTCTATCAATCATCAGGCTGAGAATTCTTTCATTTATTTATATAATCAATTAAATAAAACGCAGCTTCCTGAACGTGAAATTCACGTCAGGTTAGTCAAAAGAAATACAGTGCCAAAATATAAATCAGAAAAAAGCCTGAACTAAAACTAGTTTTAGTTCAGGCCTTTTTCGTTAAATTGATTTTTTCCCTAATCAGTTACTTTTTTTCGTTCATTTTTTAAAATAGAAATCGATTGTTTCAATGACTTCCATACACCACCGTCACTATATACTAATACATTTGATTTGTATAATTTAGCAGAAAATAGTGTCAATAATATACCGAAAACGACCAAGATCACAACAGAAATCACAGCGCCTGTCGTACTTACTGTCTCACTTGCTAAACGAATCGGCATAATAAACGATGAAATCAATGGGATATAAGAAGTAACTTTGATCACAATATTTTGCGGATCGGTCGGTCCCAATGAAATACCGATAAAGTACCCAATCATTGCGATATAGATAATTGGTTGAACTGCTTTTGCAGTATCTTCTGGCTTAGAAACCAATGAACCGCACAATGCGGCAAGAACTGAATAGACTAAGACACCTAAAACAAAAAATACTAACGTGAAGAATAAGAAGCTGCCAAAGATATTAGCGGATGAGATCCCATCTAAAAATGTTTTGACTATCTCTAAATTCTTTAACTGTGAATAACCAATTCCGATTGCCGCAGCATATATCACAATTTGCGTTAATGCAACCAAGATCACCCCAGTCAATTTGCCATAAAAGTGTGTTTGAGCTTTTGTACTGGACAAAATGACTTCCATGATCCGCGTGCCCTTTTCTGAAGCAATCTCCTGAGCAATGATCGATGCATAGGTGATGATAATTACCCACAAAATAATCGTTATGACAAATGATAAAGCAGATTGAATCGCTGTATTATCTTGACCGGTAGTCATCTTGCCATTTTCATCAAAACTAACTTTTGTTTTTTCGAAATTTGCGGGCTGACTTAGACTAGATACTTGTTCAGCAGTTAGATTCAGCTTACTTGCATTTAATGAAGATTGTAATCCATTGAGCATTTGGCTCATCATCAATTCTGTCGTTGTT from Enterococcus sp. 9D6_DIV0238 includes:
- the gdhA gene encoding NADP-specific glutamate dehydrogenase: MEAKQYVEEIQKKIHENDRGQVEYLQAVDEFLPTVEVFLKENPAFIEANILGVLIEPERILQFRVPWQDDQGNWKVNRGYRVQYNSAIGPYKGGLRFHPSVNLSVMKFLAFEQIFKNSLTGLPIGGGKGGSDFDPKGKSDAEVMRFCQSFMTELQKHIGPSTDVPAGDIGVGAREIGYLYGQYKRLRNYDAGVLTGKPLGYWGSQARTEATGYGCVYFVKHLLNDANDSFQGKKVVVSGSGNVSIYAMEKAKELGATVLTCSDSTGFVYDPNGIDVELVKELKEKNRERISKYVDTHKEAVYYDGQSVWDFDVAYDIALPCATQNEINVEQAKRLVKNGGKVVAEGANMPCTLEAVDVLAEAGVLYCPGKAANAGGVAVSALEMSQNSERLSWSFEKVDGMLDAIMKNIYETCRDTAAKYDAKDNFVLGANIAGFEKVATAMLSQGLV
- a CDS encoding 6-phospho-beta-glucosidase, whose product is MTRDALKIATIGGGSSYTPELIEGYIKRKDELPIKEIWLVDIEAGKEKLEIVGEMAKRMVKAAGLDWEVHLTLDRREALKDADFVSTQFRVGLLDARIKDERIPLSHGVLGQETNGAGGMFKAFRTIPVILGIIEDMKELCPNAWLVNFTNPAGMVTEAAIKHGGWKKTVGLCNVPIGHRKQAAEKLGVPEEDLFFKFAGINHFHWHRVWDKEGNERTQELIDLIYGPQNEQESHLKNIWDAPFHYEQLKDLGMLPCGYHRYYYIEDEMLKHSVEEFEKGETRAQVVKETEARLFELYKDPKLDYKPKELEQRGGTHYSDAACEMIASIYNDKRTDMVVSTENNGTITDLPYDCVVEVSGPVTSHGHEPYNWGAFPPAARGIIQNMKGMEETVIRAAIDGDYGAALHAFTVNPLVPGGTMAKTLLDELLIAHKDHLPNFSESIAKIEKEQPDTVAYVTELMKSN
- the lepB gene encoding signal peptidase I; translated protein: MKLKSKELLHTVLYFAAFALILFLLRQFVFTPVVVKGHSMDPTLADGERVIALKNTEIKRYDIVTFPAPDEPKKSYIKRVIGLPGDSIEYKDDALYINGKETKEPYLDEFKGELTDGMPFTFDFTLKEVTGKDKVPAGEYFVMGDNRRNSKDGRMIGFINEKDISGDVKFVLWPFSRFGTLSKVEQ
- a CDS encoding DUF5067 domain-containing protein, giving the protein MKKTSIMFMGGILLFALMGCGSTDSGSKESKASETSSTTKKEEKTETTGDFVSSAADSTFDGTTLKGNSYTIKITSNKVIQPGEPGNEYGEKPVLAFWFDTLVSPDYKDEAEINPNMAWIMSFKAVQDNDPNKVNKLNVSPLPDAQFLESQMAEIKPGGTVASAMGYELTDTETPVTLIAQDILGTEYGKADFPVN
- a CDS encoding LacI family DNA-binding transcriptional regulator, with the protein product MTTIIDVAKQANVSKSTVSRVISGNGYVSQESRKKVLEAMETLAYSPNLIARNLQSGETKTIGFLAHGSFGPLGVFLESFISIAKTYNYYVTVYFTDGDKKKEIEALNQMKYKQLDGVFILTRANEWDVIESYSIYGPIATWHRIDSEWIYSSYIDHYKGYYKSLEYLFDQGYRSIGHVLGNVKNLNTKARLKAIDDFHEEKQLPIRKNWTFHEESNSNNGQSIADLWHEMMEKPTAMAFYTDFVAAGFISRLQTLGYSIPEDVAVIGFDNSEISDLMHITTVDYSINHQAENSFIYLYNQLNKTQLPEREIHVRLVKRNTVPKYKSEKSLN
- a CDS encoding NAD(P)/FAD-dependent oxidoreductase, coding for MKLFDVIVVGAGTSGMMAAIAAAQAGSKVLLLEKNKRVGKKLLMTGGGRCNVTNNRPAEEIISHIPGNGKFLYSAFSQFNNYDIMAFFESNGTHLKEEDHGRMFPVTDRSKTIVETLFNQLQQLDVTIYTEAKVEKLLHKEGQMIGVALADQKLYAPCVILTTGGRTYPSTGSTGDGYKLAKKVGHTITTLYATESPIVSNDSFIQKKTLQGLSLQDVSLSVLNQKNKVIVSHQMDLLFTHFGISGPTALRCSSFVNQELAKNPEAAVSLRLDIFPENTQAELNKSVQSMMSEQPEKSFKNALKNLIPERLLDYLLTELELTDTTAKKVSETQLEQFTKTLKSFSITAEKTLPIEKSFVTGGGISLKEVQPKTMESKLINGLFFAGELLDINGYTGGYNVTAAFVTGHVAGTHAAEIAEYTYLPLEDI
- a CDS encoding glucose-6-phosphate isomerase; translation: MSHIQFDYSNLTPFIADHELEYMQTQVTAVDKALREGTGAGSDFTGWIDLPENYDKEEFARIKKAAEKIQSDSEVLVVIGIGGSYLGARAAIEFLHHSFNNLLPADERKAPQIFFAGNSISSTYLADLINVIGDRDFSVNVISKSGTTTEPAIAFRVFKELLVKKYGKEEANKRIYATTDRAKGAVKVEADAEGWETFVIPDDVGGRFTVLTPVGLLPIAVSGADIDSLMNGANDARKEYASTTDLSKNEAYQYAALRNILYRKGKTTEMLINYEPGMHYFSEWWKQLFGESEGKDQKGIFPAAADFSTDLHSMGQYVQDGMRNLFETVVKVETPRHVVSIPELEEDLDGLGYLQGKEIDFVNTKAFQGTLLAHTDGGVPNMVVKIPAMDAYSLGYVMYFFEIAVGISGYLNGVNPFDQEGVEAYKKNMFALLGKPGFEELAKELNDRL